A portion of the Blautia hansenii DSM 20583 genome contains these proteins:
- a CDS encoding SdpI family protein, whose product MEMIKMWFWWFIFCFNQLTPILMILGGQIMWKHSPKNINSIIGYRTSRSMKNIDTWLFAQKHCGKLWWKIGWIISVPSLLIPIPFYGASVEIIGNMGLLLIIVQTVILICSVFPTERALKEKFTDEGIRK is encoded by the coding sequence ATGGAGATGATAAAAATGTGGTTTTGGTGGTTTATATTTTGTTTTAATCAATTAACGCCAATATTGATGATATTGGGTGGACAGATAATGTGGAAACATTCTCCTAAAAATATCAACAGCATAATAGGGTATCGAACATCTCGTTCTATGAAAAATATAGATACATGGCTTTTTGCTCAAAAGCACTGTGGTAAACTTTGGTGGAAAATAGGATGGATTATTTCTGTTCCATCACTTCTTATTCCAATTCCATTCTATGGAGCTTCTGTGGAGATTATTGGTAACATGGGTTTGCTTTTGATAATTGTTCAAACAGTAATTTTAATATGCTCCGTATTTCCAACGGAAAGAGCATTAAAAGAAAAATTTACTGATGAAGGAATTCGTAAATAA
- a CDS encoding DUF6199 family natural product biosynthesis protein translates to MDYWWIVFLYILSIMMIVKPEILWKIEHFLSVKNGEPSDWYLAFMRVGGTFLLIITIFCTIFAVLSMVK, encoded by the coding sequence ATGGATTATTGGTGGATTGTTTTCTTATATATTCTTAGTATTATGATGATTGTGAAACCGGAAATACTTTGGAAAATTGAGCATTTTCTCTCAGTAAAAAATGGTGAGCCTTCTGATTGGTACCTTGCTTTTATGAGAGTAGGAGGCACTTTTCTTCTAATAATAACTATTTTTTGTACGATTTTTGCGGTACTTTCTATGGTGAAATAA
- a CDS encoding Dabb family protein — protein MVHHIVMWKFKPEIQDAEKPALKKAMAENLKSLVGKVPGLLTVEFVEEPLSSSTHDIALVTTLEKAEDVAVYGSHPEHVKVADTYVRPYVTERACLDYE, from the coding sequence ATGGTACATCATATTGTTATGTGGAAGTTTAAACCGGAAATTCAGGATGCTGAAAAACCGGCACTTAAAAAGGCAATGGCTGAGAATTTAAAAAGCTTGGTAGGAAAAGTACCGGGACTTCTGACAGTGGAATTTGTAGAAGAACCATTATCATCCAGCACACACGATATTGCGTTGGTAACAACTCTGGAGAAAGCAGAAGATGTAGCTGTATACGGCTCACATCCGGAACACGTAAAAGTGGCAGATACTTATGTTCGCCCTTATGTGACGGAAAGAGCATGTTTAGATTATGAATAA
- a CDS encoding FUSC family protein has protein sequence MTIYQELQLNQAGSKAVIKSSLTGKEKLKHTAIYLFKIFITMVFCMAFVIGYSKIFGDANSVVGVVILLCIMVFRFADFGIYTPHGLSSLFIIFGILAFGPRLANMGGLFTELLVNLACIFVLMLLGCHNVIMGNHSTLVLGYLLLYGYDVTGKMYLLRLAGLAVGALLTGIVFYRNHKHVTYKRSWKDLLREFDLHSMRTRWQLSVTFGVSTVILLAGLLHIPRAMWAGIAAMSVILPFHEDVKTRVKGRIPGNVIGGIVFLLVYPILPKSFYPYIGVVGGIGVGFSATYGWQAVFNSFGAMAIAVSILGVEGAVFFRIFNNILGAVYGLLFNHVFQYSVSKIDEPAAQG, from the coding sequence ATGACAATTTATCAAGAATTACAGCTCAATCAGGCGGGCTCCAAAGCCGTGATTAAAAGTTCTCTGACCGGTAAAGAAAAACTGAAGCACACAGCTATTTATTTGTTCAAGATTTTCATTACAATGGTATTCTGCATGGCGTTTGTAATCGGGTACAGTAAGATTTTCGGTGATGCAAACAGCGTTGTAGGTGTTGTGATTTTGTTGTGCATTATGGTATTTCGCTTTGCAGATTTTGGTATTTATACCCCTCACGGTCTTAGTTCCCTTTTCATTATTTTCGGTATTTTAGCCTTTGGTCCAAGACTGGCAAATATGGGAGGGCTTTTTACAGAATTACTGGTAAATCTGGCATGTATTTTTGTTTTGATGCTTTTAGGTTGCCATAATGTTATTATGGGAAACCACTCTACCTTAGTTTTAGGTTATTTACTTTTATACGGTTATGATGTGACAGGTAAAATGTATCTTTTGCGTCTTGCCGGTCTTGCAGTGGGAGCATTGCTTACAGGTATTGTATTTTACCGTAATCATAAGCATGTGACTTATAAAAGAAGCTGGAAAGACCTTCTCCGTGAATTTGATTTGCATTCTATGAGAACCAGATGGCAGCTTTCTGTTACTTTTGGTGTATCTACGGTTATTCTTTTGGCAGGCTTATTACATATCCCAAGAGCTATGTGGGCAGGAATTGCAGCAATGTCTGTTATTCTTCCCTTCCATGAGGATGTTAAAACCAGAGTAAAAGGAAGAATTCCGGGAAATGTAATTGGCGGAATTGTATTTTTGCTTGTTTACCCAATTTTGCCAAAATCTTTCTATCCTTACATTGGTGTGGTAGGAGGAATTGGCGTTGGATTTTCTGCTACTTACGGTTGGCAGGCAGTCTTTAATTCCTTCGGGGCTATGGCGATTGCCGTAAGTATTTTAGGCGTTGAGGGCGCTGTATTTTTCCGAATTTTCAACAACATTTTAGGCGCTGTATACGGACTGCTTTTTAACCATGTATTCCAATATTCTGTTTCAAAGATAGACGAACCTGCTGCACAGGGTTAA
- a CDS encoding peptidylprolyl isomerase has product MKKLTRMIAAASVLGLILAGCGEKDNNDNPKVEINIKDYGTIKAELDPKQAPITVENFISLAEEGFYDGLTFHRIMDGFMMQGGDPLGNGTGGSEETIKGEFSQNGVDNTISHKKGTLSMARSQAPDSASSQFFIVDEDSTFLDGQYAAFGHVTEGIEIVDKICSEAKVIDDNGTVLPEDQPVIESIKVVK; this is encoded by the coding sequence ATGAAAAAATTGACTCGCATGATTGCAGCAGCCAGTGTACTGGGACTTATATTAGCCGGATGTGGTGAAAAAGATAATAACGATAATCCTAAAGTAGAGATTAATATTAAAGATTATGGAACTATTAAAGCAGAATTGGATCCGAAACAGGCGCCAATTACAGTAGAAAACTTTATTTCTCTGGCAGAAGAAGGATTTTATGATGGATTGACTTTTCATCGCATTATGGACGGATTTATGATGCAGGGCGGCGACCCTCTGGGTAACGGCACAGGAGGTTCTGAGGAAACTATTAAAGGGGAATTTTCTCAAAACGGTGTAGACAATACGATTTCTCATAAAAAGGGAACATTATCTATGGCTCGTTCTCAGGCTCCGGACAGCGCCAGCTCTCAGTTTTTTATCGTAGATGAGGACAGCACTTTCCTTGACGGACAATATGCTGCCTTCGGACATGTGACAGAAGGTATAGAAATTGTAGATAAAATCTGTAGTGAGGCAAAGGTAATAGATGACAATGGTACGGTGCTACCGGAAGACCAGCCGGTCATCGAAAGCATCAAAGTTGTAAAATAA
- the rsmH gene encoding 16S rRNA (cytosine(1402)-N(4))-methyltransferase RsmH produces MENQEQQHKRRVRYKGTHPRSYKEKYKELQPEKYADTIEKVIQKGGTPAGMHISICVQEILDFLQIQPGQIGLDATLGYGGHSSKMLGCLEGKGHLYALDVDPIEIKKTKERLEKMDYKEDILTIKQMNFADVDQLKEEAGGFDFVLADLGVSSMQIDNPERGFTYKFEGPLDLRLNPEKGISAAERLKDISQPELEGMLIENSDEPYAKEISNTIISEIRRGNPITTTTQLQKAVEKALVRIPEKERKEMVKKSCARTFQALRIDVNSEFEVLEAFMEKLPTVLNKGARVAILTFHSGEDRLVKKAFQRFYREGVYSEISKDVIRPSAEECARNSRSRSTKMRWAIKA; encoded by the coding sequence ATGGAAAATCAGGAACAGCAGCATAAAAGACGGGTACGCTATAAAGGTACACATCCCAGAAGCTATAAAGAAAAATACAAAGAATTACAGCCGGAAAAGTATGCAGATACCATTGAAAAAGTTATTCAAAAAGGCGGAACACCGGCAGGAATGCACATTTCTATCTGTGTGCAGGAGATTTTAGATTTTCTGCAAATTCAGCCGGGACAGATAGGACTTGACGCCACTTTAGGTTATGGAGGACATTCCTCCAAGATGTTAGGCTGTTTAGAAGGCAAAGGGCATTTATATGCCTTGGATGTAGATCCCATAGAGATAAAGAAAACAAAAGAGCGTTTGGAAAAAATGGACTACAAAGAAGATATTCTCACAATTAAGCAGATGAATTTTGCCGATGTAGACCAACTAAAAGAAGAAGCAGGCGGTTTTGATTTTGTTCTGGCAGATTTAGGGGTTTCTTCCATGCAGATTGATAATCCTGAACGTGGATTTACTTATAAATTTGAAGGTCCTCTGGATTTGCGCTTAAACCCTGAAAAAGGAATTTCAGCAGCAGAGCGTTTAAAAGATATTTCACAGCCGGAGCTGGAAGGAATGTTGATTGAAAATTCAGACGAACCTTATGCAAAAGAAATTTCCAACACCATTATTTCTGAAATCAGGAGAGGAAATCCCATAACAACTACAACACAGCTTCAAAAAGCAGTAGAAAAAGCTTTGGTACGTATCCCTGAAAAAGAACGAAAAGAAATGGTAAAAAAATCCTGTGCCAGAACATTTCAGGCTTTGCGTATTGATGTAAACAGCGAATTTGAAGTGTTAGAAGCATTTATGGAAAAACTTCCTACTGTTTTAAATAAGGGAGCTCGTGTTGCTATTTTGACTTTCCATTCCGGAGAGGATCGTCTAGTAAAAAAAGCATTCCAGCGTTTTTACAGGGAAGGTGTTTACAGTGAAATTTCAAAAGATGTTATCAGACCTTCGGCAGAGGAATGTGCAAGAAACAGCCGTTCACGCTCTACTAAAATGAGATGGGCAATAAAAGCTTAA
- a CDS encoding sugar kinase gives MKILTFGEIMLRLKTPEHLRIIQSQNFEASYGGAEANVAVSLAMLEDTVSFLTKVPDNPVGMAALKEIRGYGVNTDLVLKGGKRLGIYYFEKGSNIRQTNVVYDREYSALSMAEPEEFCWESLLPDVDIFYFSGVTPAISEKIEIAVTEALKYCKEHNIQVVCDLNYRSKMWSTEKAQSVMKKLMHYVDLCIANDEDFEASLGIHAFDGDMAHGIDQIETYKKGMEEIIKQYPNCKAVASVLRNIYTVEDGQWMGIYLCDGKFYESPIHTVHSLEAVGAGDAFAAGLLHALANHFSPQKLIDFSITASVMKLMVQHDFNVVSEEEIFKIMKSKDINLSR, from the coding sequence ATGGAGGGGCAGAAGCCAATGTTGCGGTATCTCTGGCAATGCTGGAGGATACGGTTTCTTTCCTTACAAAAGTGCCGGATAACCCTGTGGGCATGGCTGCCTTAAAAGAAATTCGTGGTTATGGTGTCAATACAGACCTTGTTTTGAAAGGCGGAAAACGTCTGGGCATCTATTATTTTGAGAAAGGAAGTAACATTCGTCAGACGAATGTTGTCTATGACAGAGAATACAGTGCGTTATCTATGGCAGAACCGGAAGAATTTTGCTGGGAAAGCCTTCTTCCGGATGTAGATATTTTCTATTTTTCCGGTGTTACTCCGGCAATCAGTGAAAAGATTGAAATTGCCGTGACAGAAGCTTTAAAATATTGCAAAGAGCATAACATTCAGGTGGTTTGTGATTTGAATTACCGCAGTAAAATGTGGAGTACAGAAAAAGCGCAGAGCGTTATGAAAAAATTAATGCACTATGTGGATTTATGTATTGCCAATGATGAAGATTTTGAGGCAAGCTTAGGTATTCATGCTTTTGACGGAGACATGGCACATGGAATTGACCAGATTGAAACATACAAAAAAGGCATGGAAGAAATTATAAAGCAATATCCAAATTGTAAAGCCGTTGCCAGTGTTTTAAGAAACATTTATACCGTAGAAGACGGACAGTGGATGGGAATTTATCTGTGTGACGGAAAATTTTATGAAAGTCCAATTCACACTGTACACAGTTTAGAAGCGGTAGGGGCAGGAGACGCTTTTGCAGCGGGACTTTTGCATGCGTTGGCAAATCATTTTTCACCGCAGAAGCTCATTGATTTTTCTATTACAGCCAGTGTAATGAAATTAATGGTGCAGCACGATTTTAATGTGGTAAGTGAAGAAGAAATTTTTAAAATCATGAAATCAAAGGATATTAATCTTTCAAGATAG